The Rhododendron vialii isolate Sample 1 chromosome 5a, ASM3025357v1 genome contains a region encoding:
- the LOC131326336 gene encoding pentatricopeptide repeat-containing protein At5g42450, mitochondrial, whose amino-acid sequence MKSRICRPFKSKPPFNPQRQAHTPACTHQTETKKAHGLERVPALEPDIAHQVFDETSVWDVVSATTTISRFARHHRHKEAICIFSRMLALDIRPNEFTFGAVIPSSTSLQSLNSGMQLHGCAKKMGFNSNVFVGSAILDLYAKLSTIEEARRAFEDTHEPNVVSYTTLICGYFKKERFDDAVGLFQVMPERNVVSWNAMICGYSQTGRNEDAVNLFVGMLREGFLPNHSTFPCAISAAANIAVLGMGRSFHASAIKFLGSNLSLFVSNSLVSFYAKCGSMEDSLLAFTKLPERNVVSCNALICGYAQNGKGKKALDFFRKMENMGLEPNGVTLLGVLLACTHDGLINEAYSFFNQAKLKNPSILKPEHYACLVDLLSRSGHLNEADRFIRDLPFDPGIGFWKALLGGCQIHLNMELGEFAARKILGLDPGDVSSYVMLSNAHSAAGRWQSVSMVRREMREKGMQRVPGCSWIEIKNHIHVFVTADRRQSGRDEIYKVLRFFLDHVRESQDFDCWIEPYIQLYDHSFLERGD is encoded by the coding sequence ATGAAATCCAGAATATGTCGACCTTTTAAATCCAAACCCCCTTTCAACCCTCAAAGACAAGCTCACACTCCGGCCTGCACCCATCAAACTGAAACCAAGAAAGCTCATGGCCTTGAGCGCGTCCCTGCTCTTGAACCGGACATCGCCCACCAGGTGTTCGACGAAACGTCTGTCTGGGACGTAGTATCGGCCACAACAACAATTAGCCGCTTTGCTCGACACCACCGTCACAAGGAAGCCATCTGTATCTTCTCAAGAATGCTTGCTTTGGATATTAGGCCCAATGAGTTCACTTTTGGCGCTGTGATCCCTTCTTCTACGTCTCTGCAAAGCCTCAATTCAGGAATGCAACTTCATGGTTGTGCAAAAAAGATGGGCTTTAACTCGAATGTTTTTGTGGGTAGTGCAATTTTGGACCTCTATGCCAAGTTAAGCACTATTGAGGAAGCTCGTAGAGCTTTTGAAGATACCCATGAGCCAAACGTGGTTTCTTACACAACTTTGATTTGTGGGTACTTTAAGAAAGAGCGGTTTGATGACGCGGTTGGGCTTTTTCAGGTGATGCCTGAAAGAAATGTTGTTTCGTGGAATGCAATGATTTGCGGGTATAGCCAAACAGGTCGTAACGAGGATGCTGTGAATCTTTTTGTTGGGATGTTGAGAGAAGGGTTTTTACCCAACCATTCTACTTTTCCTTGTGCTATTAGTGCAGCTGCCAATATCGCAGTACTTGGAATGGGCAGAAGTTTCCATGCCTCTGCAATCAAGTTCTTGGGTAGTAACCTTAGTCTATTTGTTTCCAACTCTCTTGTCAGTTTTTACGCAAAATGTGGGAGCATGGAGGATAGTCTCTTGGCCTTTACTAAACTTCCCGAAAGAAATGTAGTTTCTTGCAATGCTTTAATATGCGGGTATGCACAAaacggaaaaggaaaaaaagccTTAGATTTTTTCCGCAAAATGGAAAACATGGGTCTTGAGCCTAATGGTGTAACACTACTTGGTGTACTACTGGCGTGTACCCATGATGGCCTCATCAATGAGGCTtattcatttttcaatcaaGCAAAACTCAAGAACCCTAGCATTCTGAAACCAGAGCACTACGCTTGTTTGGTTGACCTACTTTCTCGCTCTGGACATCTTAATGAAGCAGACAGGTTTATCCGTGATTTGCCTTTTGATCCTGGAATTGGGTTTTGGAAAGCATTGCTTGGAGGCTGCCAAATCCACTTAAATATGGAACTGGGGGAATTTGCAGCCAGAAAGATACTGGGTTTGGATCCTGGAGATGTTTCTTCCTATGTGATGCTGTCTAATGCGCATTCTGCTGCTGGAAGATGGCAGAGTGTGTCAATGGTGAGgcgagagatgagagagaaagggatGCAGAGGGTTCCTGGGTGCAGTTGGATTGAGATTAAAAACCACATTCATGTGTTTGTTACTGCAGACAGGAGACAAAGTGGACGGGATGAGATTTACAAGGTCCTGCGGTTTTTTCTTGACCATGTGAGGGAGTCGCAAGATTTTGACTGCTGGATTGAACCTTACATTCAGCTTTATGATCATAGTTTTCTAGAAAGAGGTGATTGA